The Elusimicrobiota bacterium nucleotide sequence CCGGAAAGTTTCGCATGATTATTGGCATACAATTGCCGAGCTTTACCGTGAAGCGTTCTCAAAACAGATATATGATTGGTGTGAGGATCATAAGATAAAACTTACCGGCCATTATCTTTCAGAAGAATCGTTAAATACGCAAGTTCATACTGCCGGCGCAATTATGCCTCTGTATGTTTATGAACAACAACCCGGGGTGGATATTTTAGCGGAACAATTCCGTGAAATTACTACGGTGAAACAGTGTACGTCAGTAGCTAACCAGTTTGGCCGTAAACGCGTATTATCCGAACTATATGGCTGTACAGGCTGGGAGTTTACGTTTGAAGGGCAAAAATGGGTGGGTGATTGGCAATACGCGTTAGGCGTGAACTTCAGGTGTCAACACCTGGCGTTGTATACGTTACGCGGTTGCGCGAAACGCGACTACCCGCCGTCGTTTAATTACCAGAACTCGTGGTGGAAACAAAACAATGTGGTTGAAGATTATTTTGCGAGGTTGTCATTAACATTAAGTGAAGGTAAAGCAGTCCGTGACATTTTATTTATCCACCCTGTTTCTACAGCATGGTCGTTATACACGTCTTACGCCAAGCATTTGATTACTCCTTATAACGATGCGTTTAAGAATTTGTCGAAGATGTTAATATCGCTTCACCGTGATTATGATTACGGTGATGAAATGATACTTGAGGAATACGGGAAAGTTACCGGGAAAACAATAAAAATAAATAATGCTGCGTATAAAGTTGTACTGCTGCCTCCTGCATTAACATTATTTTCGAATACCATGAATTTACTGAAAAAGTTTATGAATAACGGCGGTAAGGTTATTGCCATAAAACCATTACCGGTACTTGCCGATGGGAAAAGCAGTGCTGACCTAAAAAAACTGTTTAAACATAAAAATATGACAGTACTGCCGGATATACAAGCATTGGAGAATGCGTTGACACAGGTACTGCCCCGCAGTATTTCGGTGACTGACGAGTTAGGGATTGAAGTCAGCGATATTGTATCCCACGAACGCGAAGTTGAGGGTTATACCGTTTTATTCTTAGCGAATATGAGCAAGGATAAAACGTATACAACAAAAGTGCGGGTAAAAACACGCGGGGCCGTGGAAGAATGGAATCTGTTAACCGGTGAAATTGAAGAGTGTAACGCAGTGGTTAACAACGGGTATCTTGAGATAAAACCCGCGTTTATGCCGGTACAGTCAAGGTTATACGTTATCCGTCAGGGAGGTAAGGTTAAGAATGAAGTTAAGCCTCAACGTAATGAAACCTTAGTGTCTTACCCGTTTGGCCCTGTGTTTAAACACCGCAGGTTGGATCTAAACTCATTACCGCTGGATTTTTGTGAGTTCAAATTTAACGGGAGTGAGTGGTCACAGGAAATGCCGGTATGGCATGCTCAGAGGTTAGTCCGCGAAAAACTTGGTTTACGTCAGGTTGCCGGTAATGGCGGGTTGCAACGGTGGAAATGGATAAACGAAAAAGTAAATATTGGCCCAGCGGAGTTTGTGTTGAAGTTTAAGTTCAAGGTTAAAAATATCCCAAAACTTCCCGCATTTTTTGTGGTGGAAGGAGCGGAACAGTTTGAGATCGAGCTCAACGGTAATCCTGTCTCAAATAAATCATCAGGATGGTGGTGTGACCGCAGTTTTGATAAAATCGAGTTACCCGGCATCATTGCAGGCGAAAATGTGGTTACATTAAAATGTAACTATAAGAATAGTATGCAGGTAGAGGATTGTTATCTTGTTGGTGATTTTGGTATTGACAGTAACACAAAAGAAGTTGTGAATGAACCTGGCGTTCTGCGGTATGGAGACTGGTGTTTCCAGGGATATCCGTACTATGGTGGGAGCATGGAATACCTTACGGAACTTGAACTCGATCCTAAAGGGGATGAAAAATATTATTTTACGTTTGGGGAAGCTAAGTGTACCACTGCTGTGGTTAATGTAAACAATAACCCTATACCATTACCCTGGCGTTCCGCACAGCGCGTAGAAATTACACGGTTTGTTAAGCCCGGGAAGAATATTGTTAATATAACCGTTTACGGCAGTCAAAGAAATATCCTTGGCCCGTTGCATGACGCGCGGTATCCTCATTATATGAGTTGCGGGACATTCCGTTCGGAAGGACGGGCGTTTAGTAAGGATGAATACATCTTCCCTTATGGTTTGATGAGCCATACTAAAGTGGAAGTGTCAAGGATTAAGTAAGCCCTAAACTTTAGTTTTTCTTAATGCCGGGAAGTAATGTTTATGCATTACCTCATGCATTTTGTCTTCAGGGAAATAGTTTTTGCCTAATTCTTTGAGGTATACTTCCCATCCAGTCCAGTACGGGATCCGTACTTGCGATTTCAGGATGTCGGGTATTAGTTTTTTCACAAAATCAGGGCTGTAGTCATAGTTACACACAAAACCCACGGCGTTGCTGATATTGTAACCTGAGATAACATACCGCAAGTATTGTTTTGTGAAT carries:
- a CDS encoding glycosyl hydrolase, whose translation is MLLPKMKKLFVNPGIEYRGAPFWSWNDTMDANELVRQVNDMKSVGMGGFFMHSRDGLETEYMGKDWLYCIRSVVDEAKKVGMHAWLYDEDRWPSGFSGGLVTQNGPKFWAKGLTLTLLDTYPQSFPADTELQTILAVFIVSINGNKLSSCKRVQDIKVPQKVLKTEKVAVFKMEASQPMDWHNGYPYCDNLSRDSVKKFIETTYEAYYKEVGDAFGTAIPGIFTDEPHIHGFRPAEKNTRFVPWTIEFVSFFENQRGYDVLGVVPYLFFDGVKSRKVSHDYWHTIAELYREAFSKQIYDWCEDHKIKLTGHYLSEESLNTQVHTAGAIMPLYVYEQQPGVDILAEQFREITTVKQCTSVANQFGRKRVLSELYGCTGWEFTFEGQKWVGDWQYALGVNFRCQHLALYTLRGCAKRDYPPSFNYQNSWWKQNNVVEDYFARLSLTLSEGKAVRDILFIHPVSTAWSLYTSYAKHLITPYNDAFKNLSKMLISLHRDYDYGDEMILEEYGKVTGKTIKINNAAYKVVLLPPALTLFSNTMNLLKKFMNNGGKVIAIKPLPVLADGKSSADLKKLFKHKNMTVLPDIQALENALTQVLPRSISVTDELGIEVSDIVSHEREVEGYTVLFLANMSKDKTYTTKVRVKTRGAVEEWNLLTGEIEECNAVVNNGYLEIKPAFMPVQSRLYVIRQGGKVKNEVKPQRNETLVSYPFGPVFKHRRLDLNSLPLDFCEFKFNGSEWSQEMPVWHAQRLVREKLGLRQVAGNGGLQRWKWINEKVNIGPAEFVLKFKFKVKNIPKLPAFFVVEGAEQFEIELNGNPVSNKSSGWWCDRSFDKIELPGIIAGENVVTLKCNYKNSMQVEDCYLVGDFGIDSNTKEVVNEPGVLRYGDWCFQGYPYYGGSMEYLTELELDPKGDEKYYFTFGEAKCTTAVVNVNNNPIPLPWRSAQRVEITRFVKPGKNIVNITVYGSQRNILGPLHDARYPHYMSCGTFRSEGRAFSKDEYIFPYGLMSHTKVEVSRIK